The Streptomyces capitiformicae genome contains the following window.
CAGTGTTCTCGGTCAGCTGGCCGACAGTGTCGGACAGGTACCACTGGTCGAGACGTTCGTCGAGGGTGCAGCCAGGAGTGCAGGAAGACGAGCGTGCCCGTCTTCTCCACTCGTGACCAGAAAGTCTCGTAGACCGTGTCCGACAGTTCGCGTCCCGTTACGTGGCTGGAGATCTCCTCGTTCCGTTTCTCGTCCGCCCAGTAGTGGTAGTGCGATGGCGAGGGACTGACCAGCTGCACGTCCACGCCCTGCACGTCCACGCCCTGCGCGTCCATGGCGGCCAGTCGGGCGGACACGTCGGTCGGCCGCGACCTGGGCTCGCGCAGCATCGTCCCGTTGACGGCCAGGGCGACCGGTCCCTGGCGGCGGGCCTCGACCTCCTGGGCCGCCGCGGGTCTGGACCGGCCGGCTACCACGGCCTCGACCTTGGGCAGCAGGACGTGCGCGTGCACATCTACGGTGAGTCGCATCAGGGGAGCGCCTTGAGGAAGGTCATGGACCGGCCGATCAGCCCCGACATGTCGCCGTGCACTGCGTCCAGCTGCCACTGGCCGAGCTGCACGGACGCGTCGACGACTGTCCGCACCCGGGGAATGCGACGCTCGTAGTAGGCATGGAACAGCTCGTCGTCCCAGTCCCGTCCGCTCGTGAGCAGCTCGGCGAGGACGAGGGCATCCTCGAGCGACATGGCCGCCCCCTGCGCGAGGCTGGGCGGGCAGCAGTGGACGGCATCGCCGATCAGGACGATCCGGCCGCGGTGCCAGGAGCCCTCGACCAGCAACCGGTGGTACCAGGTGTAGTTGATCTTCGCTGGGTCGGTGATGTGCTTGGCGATCTCGGGCCAGACACCGCCGTAATGGTCGGCGAGGCGGCGCATCTCGTCCGCGTACGACTCCGGCGGGACCGCGTCACGGCTGCGGCATGCCTCGACGACGTAGGCGTAGAGAGTGGTCTCGCTGGTCGGGCAGTACCCTGCGGTGTACGCGGGGCCGCCGAACGTCAGGTCGGTGCGGGTGACGTCGGCAGGGCGCGGTGCGGGGGTGCGCCAGATCGCCTGGCCTGTGGGTTCGGGTTCGGCCGTGATGCCGATGGCCGCGCGAGTGGCCGAGTTGAGGCCGTCGGCGCCGATGACCAGGTCGTAGCGACCGTTCGTGCCGTCGCTGAACCGCACCGAGACTCCGTCGGCGTCCTGCTCCAGGTTCTCAGCGGTGGTGCCCAGACGGACGGTGGCGCCGGAGGCGCGGACCGCGTCGATGAGGATCTGCTGGAGCTCGGGGCGCTGCATGCCAACGGTGGCGGGCAGGTCCTCCCCACCGGTCTTGATGTCCTCGAAGACGTGCAGGAGGGTGCCGCCCAGGTCGGTGATGCCCAGCGAGCCGAAGGGGAAGCAGGAGGCTTCCACCTGCTCCCAGACACCCAGTTCACGCAGGACACGCAGGGCATTGCCCTGGACGGTGATCCCGGAGCCGGTGGTGGCGTTCCAGTCGGGCTTGGCCTCGATGAGGTCGACGGTGAGGCCGGCGCGCCTGAGCAGGATCGTCACCGAGTTGCCGGCGGAGCCGCCGCCGATGACGAGGACTCTACGGGCTGTGGTCATGGGAACTCCCTTGTCCCGTGGGTTACTTGACGGCGATGGGGTTGACGGGTGAGCCGACGGCTCCGGTGATGGGCAGGGGTGCCGCGGTGAGCCAGAACTCGTAGACGCCGTCGTCCGCGCAGTCCGCGGCGAGCGTGTCGAGGTCCCACATCTCGCCGACCAGCAGACCCATGTTGGGGATGGCGATGTGGTGCAGCGGCTGGAAGGCGCCCTCGAACTCATTGGGCCGCACCTCGAAGCCCCAAGTGTCGGTGGCAATGGCGGCGATCTCCGTGCCGTGCAGCCAGCCGGCGCTGGTGAAGGAGAGGCCGGGCGCCGGCCCTCCCGCGTAGTCGCCCCAGCCGTCGCGCCGGGCGCGGGCGAGGTGACCGGTGCGGACGAGGACGATGTCACCACGTCCGACGGTCACCCCGTGCGCCGTGGCGGTCGCGGTCAGATGCTCCTCGGCGATCGCGAACCCGTCGGGCAACTCTCCCCCACTCTCGGCTGCGCTCGAGCGGGAGGTGCCCCCACGGTCACCGATCACCCGTCCGGCGTCCAGGAGAACGCCGCGCCCGGCGACGTACGGCGCCATGTGCTCGATCCCGGTGACCAGGTCGCCGTCGGAGGTGACGACCTTCTCGGCCGCCCGCCCGTTCCACGCCTTGCCGTGGTCGAAGATGTGCCCGAGCCCGTCCCACTGGGTCGAGCACTGCAGCGGCATCGCGATCACGTCGTCGGCGCCGCCGATGCCGTGCGGGAAGCCCTGGTTGCCGAGGGCGGCGTCGGTGCCGGTGTCGAGCATGGTGTGCACCGGGTTGGTCCGACGCCGCCAGCCCTTCTGCGGGCCGTTCATGTCGAAGGACTGC
Protein-coding sequences here:
- a CDS encoding FAD-dependent oxidoreductase; the encoded protein is MTTARRVLVIGGGSAGNSVTILLRRAGLTVDLIEAKPDWNATTGSGITVQGNALRVLRELGVWEQVEASCFPFGSLGITDLGGTLLHVFEDIKTGGEDLPATVGMQRPELQQILIDAVRASGATVRLGTTAENLEQDADGVSVRFSDGTNGRYDLVIGADGLNSATRAAIGITAEPEPTGQAIWRTPAPRPADVTRTDLTFGGPAYTAGYCPTSETTLYAYVVEACRSRDAVPPESYADEMRRLADHYGGVWPEIAKHITDPAKINYTWYHRLLVEGSWHRGRIVLIGDAVHCCPPSLAQGAAMSLEDALVLAELLTSGRDWDDELFHAYYERRIPRVRTVVDASVQLGQWQLDAVHGDMSGLIGRSMTFLKALP
- a CDS encoding cyclase family protein, with amino-acid sequence MCRGVRVNRHDPEGAIAEAAKKYSNWGRWGEDDVLGTLNFLDEAKRREGAALVRRGASFSLSQSFDMNGPQKGWRRRTNPVHTMLDTGTDAALGNQGFPHGIGGADDVIAMPLQCSTQWDGLGHIFDHGKAWNGRAAEKVVTSDGDLVTGIEHMAPYVAGRGVLLDAGRVIGDRGGTSRSSAAESGGELPDGFAIAEEHLTATATAHGVTVGRGDIVLVRTGHLARARRDGWGDYAGGPAPGLSFTSAGWLHGTEIAAIATDTWGFEVRPNEFEGAFQPLHHIAIPNMGLLVGEMWDLDTLAADCADDGVYEFWLTAAPLPITGAVGSPVNPIAVK